The Xanthomonas sp. DAR 34887 genome has a segment encoding these proteins:
- a CDS encoding PAS domain-containing sensor histidine kinase, with product MPRSLLRQLLLIWIVILAACVGMAAVLFGLYRHSEGVRVGEAQARLQGECTRIVQRYNGASAAARGSDGAGLAAVVLQLVLADAAGVEGGVWERQRGFVAYAYPTYDGSDHKTDVPTAERNVIVATAQRGVANQQAVHYRRDGQRETLLIAACPLDRSTAAWTMTRVAATGEASASRPLAVGVALILALVVVSAVVLGWVVRRWSQRLHGIQQALATPAEVPAIPATGAPELDRLGAAVTDYAQRSAQALAEARRLGQELSRHERLAALGRMTATVAHEIRNPIATLRLALENQIAAGQGGFDEAQAQLMLAQIQRLDGVVESLLGMVQPIRLQRETVALQPWLQALLDPADGESLAPPIALQLAQAPRAWTLDPQQAARALHNLLRNAQQHATPGTAVTLTVEAGADLLRLTVANQGPPVPAPVAAHLFEPFASGRSDGNGLGLALVREIARAHGGEVRYLHHDGITSFILELPWRAS from the coding sequence ATGCCCCGTTCGCTGTTGCGGCAACTGCTGCTGATCTGGATCGTCATCCTTGCCGCGTGCGTGGGCATGGCGGCGGTGCTGTTCGGCCTGTACCGGCACAGCGAGGGCGTGCGCGTCGGCGAAGCGCAGGCGCGCCTGCAGGGCGAATGCACGCGCATCGTGCAGCGCTACAACGGTGCCAGCGCCGCCGCGCGCGGCAGCGACGGCGCCGGCCTGGCCGCGGTGGTGCTGCAGCTGGTACTGGCCGACGCCGCGGGCGTGGAGGGCGGAGTCTGGGAACGGCAGCGCGGCTTCGTCGCCTACGCCTATCCCACCTACGACGGCAGCGACCACAAGACCGACGTGCCGACCGCCGAACGCAACGTCATCGTCGCCACCGCGCAACGCGGCGTCGCCAACCAGCAGGCGGTGCATTACCGCCGCGATGGCCAGCGCGAAACGCTGCTGATCGCGGCCTGCCCGCTGGATCGCAGCACCGCGGCGTGGACGATGACCCGAGTCGCGGCCACCGGCGAGGCCTCGGCCAGTCGCCCGCTGGCGGTGGGGGTGGCGTTGATCCTGGCGCTGGTGGTGGTGTCGGCGGTGGTGCTGGGCTGGGTGGTGCGGCGTTGGAGCCAGCGCTTGCACGGCATCCAGCAGGCCCTGGCGACGCCGGCGGAGGTGCCGGCGATTCCGGCGACCGGCGCGCCGGAACTGGACCGCCTCGGCGCGGCGGTCACCGACTATGCGCAGCGCAGCGCGCAGGCCCTGGCCGAGGCGCGCCGCCTCGGCCAGGAACTGTCGCGGCACGAACGGCTGGCCGCGCTCGGGCGCATGACCGCGACCGTGGCCCACGAGATCCGCAACCCGATCGCGACCTTGCGCCTGGCCCTGGAAAACCAGATCGCCGCCGGCCAGGGCGGTTTCGACGAAGCGCAGGCGCAACTGATGCTGGCGCAGATCCAGCGCCTGGACGGCGTGGTCGAAAGCCTGCTGGGCATGGTCCAGCCGATCCGCCTGCAACGCGAGACGGTGGCATTGCAGCCGTGGTTGCAGGCGCTGCTGGATCCGGCCGACGGGGAGTCGCTGGCGCCACCGATTGCACTGCAGCTGGCGCAGGCGCCGCGCGCATGGACGCTGGATCCGCAGCAGGCGGCGCGGGCCTTGCACAACCTGCTGCGCAACGCGCAGCAGCACGCCACGCCCGGCACCGCGGTGACGCTGACGGTCGAGGCCGGCGCCGATCTGCTGCGGCTGACCGTGGCCAACCAAGGGCCGCCGGTGCCCGCGCCGGTGGCCGCGCACCTGTTCGAACCGTTCGCCAGCGGCCGCAGCGACGGCAATGGCCTGGGCCTGGCGCTGGTGCGCGAGATCGCCCGCGCGCACGGCGGCGAGGTGCGCTATCTGCACCACGATGGCATCACCTCCTTCATCCTGGAATTGCCATGGCGCGCATCCTGA
- a CDS encoding sigma-54-dependent transcriptional regulator, with protein sequence MARILIVDDDTAFLSTLQATLRSFGHEVIAAADGQAGLERLRAGGIDLAFVDFRMPGMDGIALMRARQDDAQAAAVPLVMLTAYASSSNTIEAMKLGAFDHLVKPVGRADIVAVVERALQAHAGGAGSAAPPPAPAEEAGALLGHSAAMRTVHKRIGLAAASDLPVLVSGETGTGKELVARALHRASARAGAAFVAVNCAAIPTELMESELFGYRKGAFSGAVADRPGLIREADGGTLFLDEIGDMPLPMQAKLLRFLQEGEVSPLGGRGAQKVDVRVVAATHRELAQLVADGRFRSDLRYRLNVVPIELPPLRERGDDIVLLAQHFLEEGATTARTLSAAAQARLRAYPWPGNVRELRNAMQRCQVLVRTPTIEAHDLDELLAGDAATAPAEAPALTLPEAIAQLEQQMIQAALTQAQGNRAEAARRLGIHRQLLYRKLDDYGLG encoded by the coding sequence ATGGCGCGCATCCTGATCGTCGACGACGACACCGCCTTCCTGAGCACGCTGCAGGCCACGCTGCGCTCGTTCGGCCACGAGGTGATCGCCGCCGCCGATGGGCAGGCCGGACTGGAACGCTTGCGCGCCGGCGGCATCGACCTGGCCTTCGTCGATTTCCGCATGCCCGGCATGGACGGTATCGCCTTGATGCGCGCGCGCCAGGACGATGCGCAGGCCGCCGCGGTGCCGCTGGTGATGCTCACCGCCTACGCCTCCAGCAGCAACACCATCGAGGCGATGAAACTCGGTGCGTTCGATCACCTGGTCAAGCCGGTGGGCCGCGCCGACATCGTCGCGGTGGTGGAGCGCGCGCTGCAGGCGCATGCCGGCGGCGCTGGCAGTGCGGCACCGCCGCCGGCGCCGGCCGAAGAAGCCGGCGCGTTGCTCGGCCACAGCGCGGCGATGCGCACCGTGCACAAGCGCATCGGCCTGGCCGCGGCCTCGGACCTGCCGGTGCTGGTCAGCGGCGAGACCGGCACCGGCAAGGAATTGGTGGCGCGCGCGCTGCATCGCGCCAGCGCGCGTGCCGGTGCGGCGTTCGTGGCGGTCAACTGCGCGGCGATCCCGACCGAGCTGATGGAAAGCGAACTGTTCGGCTACCGCAAGGGCGCGTTTTCCGGCGCCGTCGCCGATCGTCCAGGACTGATCCGCGAAGCCGACGGCGGCACCCTGTTCCTGGACGAGATCGGCGACATGCCGTTGCCCATGCAGGCCAAGCTGCTGCGGTTCCTGCAGGAGGGCGAGGTGTCGCCGCTAGGCGGGCGCGGCGCGCAGAAGGTGGACGTGCGCGTGGTCGCCGCCACCCATCGCGAACTGGCGCAGCTGGTCGCCGACGGCCGCTTCCGCAGCGACCTGCGCTACCGCCTCAACGTGGTGCCGATCGAACTGCCGCCACTGCGCGAGCGCGGCGACGACATCGTGCTGCTGGCCCAGCATTTCCTCGAGGAGGGCGCCACTACGGCGCGCACGCTGTCGGCGGCGGCGCAGGCGCGGCTGCGCGCCTATCCTTGGCCGGGCAACGTGCGCGAGCTGCGCAATGCGATGCAGCGGTGCCAGGTGCTGGTGCGCACGCCGACGATCGAGGCGCACGACCTGGACGAGCTGTTGGCCGGCGATGCCGCGACGGCACCCGCCGAGGCGCCGGCGCTGACCCTGCCCGAGGCGATCGCGCAACTGGAGCAACAGATGATCCAGGCGGCACTGACCCAGGCGCAGGGCAATCGCGCCGAGGCCGCCCGCCGGCTCGGCATCCATCGCCAGCTGCTGTATCGCAAGCTCGACGATTACGGGCTGGGCTAG